In the genome of Qipengyuania seohaensis, one region contains:
- the purS gene encoding phosphoribosylformylglycinamidine synthase subunit PurS → MKVRVLVSLKPGVLDPQGRAVHHALEGLGFSGVESARIGRTIDLDVADDTSDEALTEMCEKLLANTVIENYRIEKLD, encoded by the coding sequence ATGAAAGTCCGCGTCCTTGTCAGCCTCAAGCCCGGCGTCCTCGACCCGCAAGGCCGTGCGGTGCACCACGCGCTCGAAGGCCTTGGCTTCTCCGGCGTAGAAAGCGCCCGGATCGGCCGCACGATCGACCTCGACGTGGCCGACGACACGAGCGACGAGGCCCTCACCGAAATGTGCGAGAAGCTCCTCGCCAATACGGTGATCGAGAACTACCGCATCGAGAAGCTCGACTGA
- a CDS encoding lysylphosphatidylglycerol synthase transmembrane domain-containing protein: protein MPKRIGLKTLSNIRSGVALRVISGGLSLLSIIFIAIIITEKADDIKNVDVKNWEYILYGSLLYALSLFVSSLCFPHILRALQRGVRTAPMVIIGLVSQIGKYVPGNVAQYLGRGAMSKALGVPLRETGFASLIELAFALVSGIAIAFLTLSYDVRVTQLLDDYENVSALGVILSVLPIMLLAIWLSHAKISIANILQIFGLVFVSQIIVGLSFYVVLRSLGGEIPPMAAIGIFVAAWIIGFSAPGAPAGIGLRELAMVALLSLFADAAFAITVSLIHRTMTIVVDAIVAAAGVTYLSTRNQHSSSVGSPDRDKVIDDES, encoded by the coding sequence ATGCCCAAGAGAATTGGTCTGAAAACTTTAAGTAACATACGAAGCGGCGTGGCCCTAAGGGTCATTTCTGGCGGGCTTTCATTATTATCGATAATATTTATTGCGATCATAATAACGGAAAAAGCTGATGACATAAAGAATGTGGATGTAAAAAATTGGGAGTATATTTTATATGGCTCTTTATTGTACGCTCTATCTCTTTTTGTGTCTTCTCTGTGTTTTCCGCATATACTGCGGGCACTTCAAAGAGGTGTCAGAACGGCGCCGATGGTAATTATCGGACTGGTTAGCCAAATTGGTAAGTATGTTCCGGGTAACGTTGCGCAATACCTCGGCCGAGGAGCGATGTCTAAAGCTCTAGGAGTTCCATTGCGCGAAACAGGATTCGCAAGTTTAATTGAACTGGCATTCGCGTTAGTCAGCGGGATTGCGATCGCCTTTCTTACGCTCTCATACGATGTGCGTGTCACCCAATTGTTGGATGACTATGAGAACGTATCTGCCCTTGGAGTTATTTTATCTGTATTACCGATAATGTTACTGGCCATATGGCTATCGCATGCGAAAATATCAATTGCGAATATTTTACAAATATTTGGGTTGGTATTTGTCTCTCAAATTATCGTTGGTTTGTCTTTTTATGTCGTTTTACGTAGTTTAGGGGGCGAAATTCCGCCGATGGCTGCGATCGGTATATTTGTCGCCGCTTGGATTATAGGTTTCTCTGCGCCGGGAGCCCCTGCTGGTATCGGACTCCGCGAGTTGGCGATGGTAGCGCTGCTTTCTTTGTTTGCCGACGCCGCCTTTGCAATCACGGTATCTCTGATTCATCGAACCATGACCATCGTTGTCGATGCAATTGTTGCGGCGGCTGGAGTCACCTATTTGTCGACACGAAACCAGCACTCATCATCAGTGGGCAGTCCTGATCGGGATAAGGTGATCGACGATGAGTCTTGA
- the purQ gene encoding phosphoribosylformylglycinamidine synthase subunit PurQ: MAFRAAVVTFPGSNCDRDMAVAIEQVSGSAPVRVWHGDAQLPEGLDFIALPGGFSYGDYLRSGAMAANSPIMREIVRAAERGVPVLGVCNGFQVLTEARLLPGALMRNAGQTFICRNVGLRVENTQSIFTSGYDAGQEISIPVAHHDGNFFADNETLDRIEGDGRVAFRYMENCNGSQRDIAGVLNAAGNVLGMMPHPERAVDAAHGGTDGLALFEAAIRSLADA, from the coding sequence ATGGCTTTTCGCGCAGCTGTCGTTACCTTTCCCGGGTCCAATTGCGACCGCGACATGGCGGTTGCGATCGAACAGGTTTCCGGCTCGGCACCGGTCCGCGTCTGGCATGGTGATGCGCAGCTTCCAGAGGGGCTGGACTTCATCGCCCTGCCGGGCGGCTTTTCCTACGGCGACTACCTGCGTTCAGGCGCGATGGCGGCGAACAGCCCTATCATGCGCGAGATCGTGCGCGCAGCAGAGCGCGGCGTCCCGGTTCTGGGCGTTTGCAACGGCTTCCAGGTCCTTACCGAAGCGCGCCTCCTGCCCGGAGCGTTGATGCGCAATGCGGGCCAGACCTTCATCTGCCGCAATGTCGGCCTGAGGGTGGAAAACACGCAGTCGATTTTCACATCCGGCTATGACGCAGGACAGGAAATCAGCATCCCGGTCGCGCATCACGACGGAAATTTCTTCGCCGACAACGAAACCCTCGACCGGATCGAAGGCGATGGCCGTGTTGCGTTTCGCTACATGGAAAATTGCAACGGGTCGCAGCGTGATATCGCGGGCGTGCTCAATGCGGCGGGCAACGTCCTCGGCATGATGCCCCACCCCGAGCGCGCAGTCGATGCGGCCCATGGCGGGACAGACGGTCTGGCATTGTTCGAGGCGGCTATCCGGTCTCTCGCGGACGCCTGA
- a CDS encoding glycosyltransferase family 2 protein: MTKLIIQIPCLNEADTIGDTISKLPSKIDGIDAIEILIIDDGSTDDTVEKARAAGINHIVRHRRNRGLAAAFQSGVSKALSEGADVIVNTDADGQYEGADIDLLVRPIINGTADIAVGDRGVSDNVHFGVFKRQLQRLGSLLVKSLSKAEINDAVSGFRAFSRDAAKRLTITTEFSYTTDMLIQAGRKRMAIASVPVRTHETKRPSRLFKSIPRFIVNQMITIGRAYTTYNPLRVFVTTGLFLSLVGILPITRFLWFYLQGDGNGHLQSLVIGSAIMIVGALFCMLGVLADLTAANRKMIETTLLEVRDLRDQISQKEESELLELNSREGENTL; encoded by the coding sequence ATGACCAAATTGATCATTCAGATCCCGTGTCTGAACGAGGCGGACACGATAGGCGACACAATCAGTAAGTTGCCCTCCAAAATCGACGGGATCGATGCGATCGAAATCCTGATCATTGATGACGGCAGCACCGATGACACCGTTGAGAAAGCACGTGCGGCAGGAATAAATCATATCGTTCGGCATCGCCGAAATCGTGGCTTGGCTGCAGCTTTCCAAAGCGGTGTGAGCAAGGCGCTCAGCGAGGGTGCCGATGTCATTGTAAACACCGATGCTGATGGCCAGTACGAAGGAGCGGACATCGACCTGCTCGTCAGACCGATTATTAATGGCACTGCCGATATTGCTGTGGGCGACCGGGGTGTTTCCGACAATGTGCACTTCGGCGTTTTCAAACGCCAGTTGCAGCGTCTCGGCAGTCTCTTAGTCAAAAGCTTATCCAAGGCCGAAATCAATGACGCTGTAAGTGGTTTCCGTGCCTTTAGCAGAGATGCTGCGAAGCGGCTAACCATTACGACAGAGTTTAGCTATACCACAGACATGCTGATTCAGGCGGGGCGTAAGCGGATGGCGATTGCCAGCGTCCCCGTCCGAACCCACGAGACCAAACGACCATCGCGCCTCTTTAAGTCGATTCCACGCTTCATCGTCAACCAGATGATCACGATTGGCCGAGCCTACACAACATACAATCCCTTGCGCGTTTTCGTGACCACAGGACTCTTTTTGAGTTTGGTCGGCATCCTTCCAATCACGCGCTTCCTCTGGTTCTACCTTCAAGGCGACGGAAATGGTCACCTTCAATCCCTCGTCATCGGAAGTGCCATCATGATAGTTGGTGCCTTGTTCTGCATGCTCGGGGTGTTAGCCGATCTCACGGCCGCAAATCGTAAGATGATCGAAACGACACTGCTCGAAGTGCGGGATTTGCGTGATCAGATCTCTCAAAAGGAAGAAAGTGAACTACTCGAGCTAAACAGCCGCGAAGGTGAAAATACGTTGTGA
- a CDS encoding UDP-N-acetylglucosamine 2-epimerase — protein sequence MRNIAPIEVVIGTKAQYIKTAPVLRELRLQNIPYRLIDTGQHAALSPAIRAALDVDDPEVILANDGNVTSIGHAVIWSLKLLLVALFQKRRVQREIFDPQSQWCIIHGDTPTTFLSLLLAKRAGKKVVHLEAGLRSFRIFRPFPEELVRIFCMHFSDLLFVPSTFALQNARKMGLEEKSVLLPQNTNVEALEYALTQESAQPIPDEPFALVTTHRVETILNKQNLRFVIDAAQEVATTKHVVFVLHDPTERRLLKYGWMEELLTNNNITLQKLTDHPGFVRLLDNCDFVMTDGGSIQEEAYFLDKPCLVLRSETERDEGLATNVRLANFDTTAFQEFLKIWPTLRRGEKEPNLRPSRLIVDHLIPIRTAH from the coding sequence ATGCGAAATATTGCCCCTATTGAAGTCGTTATTGGAACCAAGGCCCAGTACATAAAAACGGCGCCGGTTCTTCGTGAATTGCGCCTCCAGAATATACCTTATCGGCTTATCGACACGGGACAGCACGCAGCGCTGTCGCCTGCCATTCGTGCCGCTCTTGATGTGGACGATCCTGAGGTGATTCTCGCAAATGACGGCAACGTTACCTCAATTGGCCACGCGGTGATCTGGTCATTGAAACTGCTTCTCGTCGCTCTTTTCCAAAAGCGAAGAGTTCAGCGCGAAATTTTCGACCCGCAATCGCAATGGTGCATTATTCACGGTGATACACCCACCACCTTCCTTTCTCTGCTGCTCGCAAAGCGTGCAGGCAAGAAGGTCGTGCACCTTGAAGCGGGACTTCGCTCTTTCCGAATTTTCCGCCCTTTCCCGGAAGAACTGGTCCGCATTTTTTGCATGCACTTTTCGGATCTCCTGTTTGTACCAAGCACTTTCGCCCTACAAAATGCGAGAAAGATGGGGCTTGAAGAGAAATCAGTTTTGCTGCCGCAGAACACCAACGTCGAAGCGCTGGAGTACGCCCTTACACAAGAGAGTGCGCAGCCGATCCCGGACGAACCATTTGCTTTAGTGACCACCCATCGAGTCGAGACGATTCTCAACAAGCAAAATCTACGATTTGTTATCGATGCGGCGCAGGAGGTGGCCACCACAAAGCATGTGGTCTTCGTCCTGCATGATCCTACAGAACGTAGACTCTTAAAATACGGTTGGATGGAAGAGCTTCTAACAAACAACAACATTACGTTGCAAAAGCTTACCGATCACCCGGGCTTTGTACGACTACTAGATAATTGCGATTTCGTGATGACCGACGGTGGGAGTATCCAGGAAGAAGCTTATTTCCTAGACAAGCCTTGCTTGGTCCTTCGCTCGGAAACCGAACGAGACGAAGGCTTGGCTACCAATGTGAGGTTAGCCAACTTCGATACGACTGCTTTTCAAGAATTCTTGAAAATTTGGCCAACTCTTCGACGAGGAGAAAAAGAACCCAACCTTAGGCCTTCAAGACTCATCGTCGATCACCTTATCCCGATCAGGACTGCCCACTGA
- the glmS gene encoding glutamine--fructose-6-phosphate transaminase (isomerizing) has protein sequence MCGIIGIVGKEPVAERLVDGLKRMEYRGYDSAGICTIHDSSLIRRRAEGKLSNLVSVLADSPAAGDVGIAHTRWATHGAPTAKNAHPHATERVALVHNGIIENFKELKAELIADGRTLESETDSEVVAHLVSRRVENGETPSEAVANVLPRLRGAFALAIAFRDHPDMLIGARRGSPLVVGYGDGETYIGSDALALAPLTQQITYLEEGDWVVVTRDGAEIHDDEGKVVEREIRTSGASAAAVEKGNYRHFMQKEIFEQPTVVAQTLSSYLRQSDNSVALPQFDFDISSIRRVTIVACGTSYYAGMVAKYWFEQFARVPVDIDVASEFRYREPVLEENGLSLFISQSGETADTLAALRHCKEQGQTIAAVVNVPTSSMAREADLLLPTHAGPEIGVASTKAFTCQLAVLAALAAHMAVTKGLMNREEEQRVVEHLLEAPACLNAALDHDDDIASMAHLIAPARDVLYLGRGPDFPMALEGALKLKEISYIHAEGYASGEMKHGPIALIDDEVPVIVLAPSGPLFEKTVSNMEEVRARGGQIVLISDAEGLEQAGEGCMATIEMPKVHPLIAPLVYAVPVQLLAYHVACVKGTDVDQPRNLAKSVTVE, from the coding sequence ATGTGCGGAATTATCGGGATTGTCGGCAAGGAACCGGTTGCTGAGCGGTTGGTCGACGGCCTGAAACGCATGGAATACCGCGGTTATGACAGCGCGGGTATCTGCACCATCCACGATTCTAGCCTGATCCGCCGCCGGGCGGAAGGAAAATTGTCCAATCTCGTCAGTGTTTTGGCGGACAGTCCCGCCGCGGGCGATGTAGGTATCGCGCATACGCGATGGGCGACGCACGGCGCTCCGACGGCAAAGAACGCTCACCCGCACGCGACCGAGCGCGTCGCGCTCGTTCACAACGGCATCATAGAGAACTTCAAGGAACTGAAGGCCGAACTGATCGCGGATGGCCGGACGCTGGAGAGCGAAACCGACAGCGAGGTGGTGGCTCACCTTGTCTCGCGTCGGGTAGAAAATGGTGAAACGCCAAGCGAGGCGGTTGCCAACGTCCTGCCGCGCCTGCGGGGTGCTTTCGCGCTTGCCATCGCGTTTCGCGACCATCCCGACATGCTCATCGGAGCGCGTCGCGGTTCGCCGCTCGTCGTTGGGTACGGGGACGGAGAAACCTACATCGGATCCGACGCCCTGGCGCTGGCGCCTCTCACGCAGCAGATTACCTATCTCGAAGAAGGAGACTGGGTTGTCGTCACTCGTGACGGGGCCGAGATCCATGATGACGAAGGCAAGGTAGTCGAACGCGAGATCAGGACCTCCGGGGCTTCTGCGGCTGCGGTGGAGAAGGGCAATTACCGCCACTTCATGCAGAAGGAGATCTTCGAGCAGCCGACGGTGGTTGCGCAGACGCTCAGTTCCTATCTGCGCCAGTCGGACAATTCCGTCGCCTTGCCGCAATTCGATTTCGACATCTCGTCGATCCGCCGGGTAACCATCGTCGCCTGCGGAACTTCCTATTATGCCGGAATGGTCGCGAAATACTGGTTCGAACAGTTCGCCCGCGTCCCTGTCGATATCGATGTCGCCAGCGAATTCCGTTACCGGGAGCCAGTGCTGGAGGAGAACGGGCTTTCCCTGTTCATCTCGCAAAGCGGTGAGACCGCGGACACGCTTGCTGCCTTGCGTCACTGCAAGGAGCAGGGGCAGACCATTGCCGCTGTCGTCAATGTCCCGACCAGTTCCATGGCCCGGGAGGCGGATCTCCTGCTGCCCACCCATGCCGGTCCCGAAATCGGCGTTGCTTCGACCAAGGCTTTTACCTGCCAGTTGGCAGTCCTGGCTGCGCTTGCAGCGCACATGGCCGTCACCAAAGGCCTGATGAACCGGGAAGAAGAGCAGCGGGTCGTAGAACACCTCCTGGAAGCGCCTGCATGCCTCAACGCTGCCCTCGATCACGACGATGACATCGCATCGATGGCCCACCTGATCGCACCGGCGCGCGATGTGCTGTATCTCGGTCGAGGCCCTGATTTTCCCATGGCCCTCGAAGGTGCGCTGAAACTCAAGGAAATCAGCTACATCCACGCCGAGGGCTATGCCAGCGGCGAGATGAAGCACGGCCCGATCGCGCTGATCGACGACGAGGTTCCGGTTATCGTTCTCGCGCCGTCCGGCCCCCTGTTCGAAAAGACAGTGTCGAATATGGAAGAGGTACGCGCACGCGGAGGGCAGATCGTGCTCATTTCCGATGCGGAAGGCCTGGAACAAGCGGGTGAAGGCTGCATGGCAACCATCGAAATGCCGAAGGTCCATCCCCTGATTGCGCCCCTGGTTTACGCGGTTCCTGTGCAGTTGCTGGCCTATCACGTAGCCTGCGTGAAAGGCACTGATGTCGACCAGCCCCGCAATCTCGCGAAATCCGTTACTGTCGAATAG
- a CDS encoding putative bifunctional diguanylate cyclase/phosphodiesterase, translating into MSNVQGSDWSRIHGHQYSLVARRAFVRALFHMIAFALVAYATYSKVPAVILVTWGCALSLSIAHAFILDRKLRIAEAGRFDPENVRAHAMSSANKGAVWSLGIVALCALGAASDLITIWIILCFLVVSTVTSRYSVPLSTITFLLAASVGPLLVSLMNGDGLLAAMIGMTMMIGTLGTFEMARMRVGARLSELVMQEKSEVVSMLLREFEEGEADWLWHIDTARKLRNVSPRLAFALGSTPAAVEGQYFLKLISGDNWEAGNFPASLREFSEKLKQRESFSNLTVSVVINGERRYWEISGTPVLDEKGVWRGFRGVGSDVTVKHESSEKIAYLARYDTLTQLPNRLMLNETLRDALAYADKWRSRCAFLMIDLDRFKAVNDSLGHLIGDKMLAEVAGRLAPLMDEGETCGRLGGDEFAIVVRDASDRRRIDTLAKTVIAALSAPYHVENHVLYVGASVGSALGPRDGKSVEELLRNADLALYRAKDEGGGIHCEYQPELHAIAEEKRQLEFSLRSALENDEMEVHYQPVVDATSEDVVSFEALLRWNSKVHGFVSPVKFIPLAEDTRLIVPIGTWVLNEACREAASHWPAHVKVNVNVSPEQLLEPDFVGTVVRALSHSGLPAERLELEVTESIFLRDAGVVRKALEQCLALGCSVALDDFGTGYSSLGYIRKMQFTTIKVDRMFVQGAAQNSPESLAIIRAVVAMADSLDMTTTAEGVETEEEAELIRRLGCTKIQGYHFGRPMPVSEVRKIFARDEARSA; encoded by the coding sequence ATGTCGAACGTCCAGGGTTCGGACTGGTCCCGCATTCACGGTCATCAATATTCGCTGGTGGCGCGTCGTGCGTTTGTCCGTGCGTTGTTCCACATGATCGCCTTCGCCCTGGTTGCCTACGCCACCTATTCCAAGGTGCCTGCCGTCATACTGGTGACCTGGGGCTGCGCGCTTTCACTCAGCATCGCCCATGCCTTCATCCTCGATCGCAAACTCAGGATCGCGGAAGCAGGTCGCTTCGATCCCGAAAACGTGCGGGCACACGCCATGTCTTCGGCAAACAAGGGTGCTGTCTGGTCACTGGGGATCGTGGCCCTGTGCGCATTGGGCGCCGCGAGCGACCTCATTACGATCTGGATAATCCTGTGCTTCCTCGTCGTCTCGACAGTGACGAGCCGGTACAGTGTTCCGCTCAGCACGATAACATTCCTCCTTGCCGCATCGGTCGGTCCGCTTCTGGTCTCACTGATGAACGGTGATGGCCTGCTTGCCGCTATGATCGGAATGACCATGATGATCGGCACTTTGGGCACCTTCGAGATGGCGCGCATGCGGGTCGGCGCACGCCTGTCCGAACTGGTGATGCAGGAAAAGAGCGAAGTCGTGTCGATGCTGCTGCGCGAATTCGAAGAGGGCGAAGCCGACTGGCTTTGGCATATCGATACCGCCCGCAAATTGCGAAATGTCAGCCCGAGGCTGGCATTCGCACTCGGGAGCACTCCTGCGGCAGTCGAAGGCCAATACTTCCTGAAACTGATTTCGGGCGACAATTGGGAAGCGGGGAATTTTCCAGCCAGCCTGCGCGAATTCTCCGAGAAACTGAAACAACGCGAAAGCTTCTCCAACCTCACTGTCAGCGTCGTCATCAATGGCGAACGGCGGTATTGGGAAATCTCCGGTACGCCGGTCCTGGATGAGAAGGGCGTCTGGCGCGGTTTCCGCGGCGTCGGTTCCGATGTTACGGTCAAGCATGAGAGCAGCGAGAAGATCGCGTATCTTGCGCGCTACGACACGCTGACCCAGCTTCCGAACCGGCTGATGCTCAACGAAACGCTGCGCGACGCCCTGGCATATGCGGACAAGTGGCGTTCGCGCTGCGCTTTCCTGATGATCGATCTGGACCGCTTCAAGGCAGTGAACGATTCGCTTGGTCATCTCATCGGCGACAAGATGCTGGCCGAAGTGGCCGGCAGGCTCGCGCCGCTGATGGATGAAGGAGAGACGTGCGGCAGGCTGGGCGGGGACGAATTTGCGATCGTCGTTCGCGATGCGTCGGACAGGCGGCGCATCGACACTCTCGCCAAGACGGTCATCGCGGCGCTCTCCGCGCCGTACCATGTCGAAAACCATGTCCTTTACGTTGGCGCGAGCGTCGGTTCGGCCTTGGGACCTCGTGATGGCAAGAGCGTGGAAGAACTGCTGCGCAATGCGGACCTCGCGCTCTACCGCGCGAAGGACGAAGGCGGCGGCATCCATTGCGAATACCAGCCCGAACTCCACGCTATCGCCGAAGAGAAGCGTCAGCTGGAGTTCTCGCTTCGCAGCGCGCTCGAGAACGACGAGATGGAAGTCCACTACCAGCCCGTGGTCGATGCCACGAGCGAGGATGTGGTCAGCTTCGAGGCCTTGTTACGCTGGAACAGCAAGGTGCACGGGTTCGTCAGCCCGGTGAAATTCATCCCCCTGGCAGAAGACACGCGACTGATCGTGCCAATCGGCACTTGGGTACTCAACGAGGCCTGCCGCGAAGCCGCCAGCCATTGGCCGGCGCACGTGAAGGTAAACGTCAACGTCTCGCCCGAGCAATTGCTGGAGCCCGATTTCGTCGGAACGGTGGTCAGGGCCTTGTCGCACAGCGGCTTGCCTGCCGAACGGCTCGAGCTCGAGGTGACGGAGAGCATATTCCTGCGTGACGCAGGCGTCGTGCGAAAGGCGCTGGAACAGTGCCTGGCGCTCGGTTGCTCGGTTGCGCTGGATGACTTCGGTACCGGCTACTCTTCGCTCGGCTACATTCGCAAGATGCAGTTCACGACCATCAAGGTCGACCGGATGTTCGTCCAGGGCGCGGCGCAGAACAGCCCCGAAAGCCTTGCGATCATTCGTGCCGTTGTCGCCATGGCCGATAGTTTGGACATGACCACCACGGCAGAGGGTGTGGAGACCGAGGAAGAGGCGGAACTGATCCGCCGTTTGGGATGCACGAAGATACAGGGCTATCACTTCGGACGCCCGATGCCGGTTTCGGAAGTTCGGAAGATCTTCGCCAGAGACGAAGCGCGATCGGCGTGA
- a CDS encoding DMT family transporter: MQHSERSGILLALCGFALLSVGDAVIKTMAGEWSPLAVACVRFAIGATGLSALLAMTEGPQAFRPANPKLQFARGVCLAAASLMFFSAIFVMPLATAMALAFVSPVIVAVLSGPLLGEKVRPAVWLASLVALIGVALVLRPNLTALGLVALLPLASAFFFALMVIANRASAGQGSALSMQVFMQVGAMPVLLVAALGGHFSGVEALRVTMPDWSVIARCAVVAVTASSAHWLAYMGTQRAGASTIAPTTYVQMLVATSLGWWWFGDVPDLMTLLGATIIIGAGLILWWSTPRASRPESR, from the coding sequence ATGCAACATTCCGAACGTAGCGGCATCCTGCTCGCCCTGTGCGGGTTTGCGTTGCTCAGCGTAGGGGATGCGGTGATCAAGACGATGGCCGGGGAATGGTCGCCGCTTGCGGTTGCGTGTGTGCGCTTCGCTATCGGGGCTACGGGGCTTTCGGCTTTGTTGGCCATGACCGAGGGGCCACAAGCATTCAGGCCGGCCAATCCGAAGCTCCAGTTTGCTCGCGGGGTGTGCCTCGCCGCCGCGTCGTTGATGTTCTTCTCGGCAATCTTCGTGATGCCGCTTGCGACAGCCATGGCGCTGGCATTCGTGTCGCCAGTGATCGTTGCGGTCCTCTCGGGCCCACTGCTCGGCGAAAAGGTGCGCCCTGCCGTCTGGCTGGCATCGCTCGTTGCGCTGATCGGGGTGGCGCTGGTCCTGCGGCCGAACCTGACCGCCCTCGGGCTGGTCGCGCTGTTGCCGCTGGCGTCCGCTTTCTTTTTCGCGCTCATGGTCATCGCCAATCGTGCCAGTGCAGGGCAGGGGAGTGCCCTGTCGATGCAGGTTTTCATGCAGGTAGGCGCCATGCCGGTCCTCCTGGTCGCAGCCCTGGGAGGGCATTTTTCCGGCGTGGAAGCGCTAAGGGTTACGATGCCGGACTGGTCGGTCATTGCCCGCTGCGCGGTGGTTGCAGTGACTGCGAGCAGCGCTCATTGGCTTGCCTACATGGGCACCCAACGCGCAGGGGCATCGACAATCGCGCCCACGACCTATGTGCAGATGCTGGTGGCGACGAGCCTGGGCTGGTGGTGGTTCGGCGATGTGCCGGATCTGATGACATTGCTGGGAGCGACGATAATCATCGGCGCAGGATTGATACTCTGGTGGAGCACGCCGCGCGCCTCCCGACCCGAGAGCCGTTGA
- a CDS encoding CpaF family protein, with protein sequence MSAFGRKNGAGGMGSGARPQFGVAKPMRGGAGGSKSAGDDAAEGGEQFPPLPEEGAPAADGAPTDRNSEAMARLSERMNATHSGDSEVGGFEASVHKIKEQVLPRLLERVDPEAAATLTKDELSEEFRPIIMEVLAELKVTLNRREQFALEKVLVDELLGFGPLEELLNDPDVSDIMVNGPDQTYIEKGGKLILAPIRFRDEGHLFQIAQRIVNQVGRRVDQTTPLADARLKDGSRVNVIVPPLSLRGTAISIRKFSEKPITLDMLQGFGSMSEKMCTALKIAGACRMNIVISGGTGSGKTTMLNALSKMIDPGERVLTIEDAAELRLQQPHWLPLETRPPNLEGQGAITIGDLVKNALRMRPDRIILGEIRGAECFDLLAAMNTGHDGSMCTLHANSPRECLGRMENMILMGDIKIPKEAISRQIAESVDLIVQVKRLRDGSRRTTNITEVIGMEGDVIVTQELFKFEYLDEGEDGKIMGEFRSSGLRPYTLEKARQFGFDQAYLEACL encoded by the coding sequence ATGAGTGCATTCGGACGCAAGAACGGTGCTGGCGGTATGGGATCCGGCGCTCGTCCGCAGTTTGGCGTGGCAAAGCCCATGCGCGGCGGCGCTGGCGGTTCCAAGTCCGCTGGCGACGATGCAGCCGAAGGCGGCGAACAGTTTCCTCCCCTTCCCGAAGAAGGCGCACCTGCCGCCGACGGCGCACCCACGGATCGCAACAGCGAGGCCATGGCCCGTCTGTCCGAGCGAATGAACGCAACTCACTCCGGCGACAGCGAAGTCGGCGGCTTTGAAGCCAGCGTTCACAAGATCAAGGAACAGGTCCTTCCGCGCCTGCTCGAACGCGTCGACCCCGAAGCGGCTGCTACGCTCACCAAGGATGAACTGTCGGAAGAATTCCGCCCGATCATCATGGAAGTGCTGGCCGAACTAAAGGTCACGCTTAATCGCCGCGAACAGTTCGCACTCGAGAAAGTCCTGGTCGACGAACTGCTCGGCTTCGGTCCGCTCGAGGAGCTGCTCAACGATCCCGACGTATCCGACATCATGGTCAACGGTCCGGACCAGACCTACATTGAAAAAGGCGGCAAGCTGATCCTTGCGCCGATCCGCTTCCGTGACGAGGGACATCTCTTCCAGATTGCCCAGCGCATCGTGAACCAGGTCGGCCGCCGCGTCGACCAGACCACCCCGCTTGCCGACGCCCGCTTGAAGGACGGTAGCCGTGTGAACGTCATTGTGCCGCCGCTTTCGCTGCGCGGCACCGCGATCTCCATTCGTAAGTTCTCCGAGAAACCGATCACATTGGACATGCTCCAGGGCTTCGGTTCGATGAGCGAGAAGATGTGCACCGCGCTCAAGATTGCCGGCGCTTGCCGCATGAACATCGTGATTTCGGGCGGTACGGGTTCGGGTAAGACGACGATGCTCAACGCCCTGTCGAAGATGATCGACCCGGGCGAGCGCGTGCTCACCATCGAGGACGCCGCCGAACTCCGCCTGCAGCAGCCCCACTGGCTGCCGCTGGAAACGCGTCCGCCGAACCTTGAAGGCCAGGGTGCCATCACCATCGGCGACCTCGTGAAGAACGCCCTGCGTATGCGTCCTGACCGCATCATCCTGGGCGAAATCCGTGGCGCGGAATGTTTCGACCTTCTCGCCGCCATGAACACCGGCCACGACGGTTCGATGTGTACGCTTCACGCCAACAGTCCGCGTGAGTGCCTCGGCCGTATGGAAAACATGATCCTGATGGGCGACATCAAGATCCCTAAAGAAGCAATCTCGCGTCAGATCGCCGAATCCGTCGACCTGATCGTGCAGGTGAAGCGTCTTCGCGACGGTTCGCGCCGTACCACCAACATTACCGAAGTCATCGGTATGGAAGGCGACGTGATCGTGACGCAGGAACTGTTCAAGTTTGAATATCTCGACGAGGGCGAGGACGGCAAGATCATGGGCGAGTTCCGTTCCAGCGGCCTGCGCCCCTACACGCTCGAGAAAGCTCGGCAGTTCGGCTTCGACCAGGCGTATCTGGAAGCCTGCCTCTAA